One Triplophysa rosa linkage group LG9, Trosa_1v2, whole genome shotgun sequence genomic window carries:
- the LOC130559561 gene encoding uncharacterized protein LOC130559561 → MMSHKQLCEYETPSVTELQNFLLDDRRPTGHVNHVWPNVYIGNEVAARDKPMLYNMGITHIVNAASGPPHVNTGPRFYRDMSIDYYGVEADDSSEFVMSVFFYSTARFIRAALSKNGKVLVHCLMGVSRSATLVLAFLMICEDLTLMEAIKAVRQHRDICPNPGFLNQLRHLDMSLVRERKRKLEAYKLNAPNDKPLASQFQAKYTTASLSDLRSLLLTNRKPFGSVSYVWPGLYIGDESSARDKGLLADLGITHIVNSADGAHRINTGAGFYTDMSITYCGVEASDHPQFDLSQYFSPTASFIKSALAQNGKVLVHCAMGVSRSGALVLAFLMMCKDLTLSDAIIAVRLNRDICPNSGFLEQLRTLDELLKQRDKQNTEKCHQLIMTVELSGACLCKTVNCLFLGYSGLLLC, encoded by the exons AT GATGTCTCACAAGCAGTTGTGCGAGTATGAAACGCCATCCGTCACCGAACTACAGAACTTCCTGTTGGATGACAGACGACCCACTGGACATGTCAACCATGTGTGGCCTAATGTGTACATTGGCAATGA GGTCGCGGCACGAGACAAGCCGATGCTGTATAATATGGGGATCACACACATTGTGAACGCTGCCAGTGGACCTCCTCATGTCAACACTGGACCTCGCTTTTACAGAGATATGTCCATAGATTACTATGGAGTTGAGGCTGATGATTCTTCAGAGTTTGTCATGAGCGTGTTCTTCTATTCAACGGCGAGGTTTATACGGGCAGCGTTATCAAAAAATG GAAAAGTGTTAGTCCATTGTCTGATGGGAGTGAGTCGTTCAGCCACCCTGGTGTTGGCCTTCCTCATGATCTGCGAGGATCTGACTTTAATGGAGGCCATTAAAGCTGTACGCCAGCACAGGGATATCTGTCCTAACCCCGGCTTTCTTAACCAGCTTCGACATCTTGACATGAGCCTCGTccgagagaggaagagaaaactgGAAGCTTACAAATT aaaCGCTCCTAATGACAAACCGCTGGCCTCTCAGTTTCAAGCTAAATACACGACGGCATCACTATCTGACCTGAGGAGTCTGCTGCTGACCAACAGAAAGCCTTTCGGATCTGTCAGTTACGTATGGCCGGGACTGTATATAGGAGACGA GTCCTCGGCTCGTGATAAAGGACTCCTCGCTGATCTGGGAATCACTCACATTGTAAACTCTGCCGACGGAGCCCATCGCATCAACACGGGCGCTGGGTTCTACACAGACATGAGCATAACTTATTGTGGAGTCGAGGCTTCAGATCACCCACAGTTTGATTTGAGTCAGTATTTCAGCCCCACTGCATCCTTCATTAAATCAGCACTGGCACAAAACG GTAaagtgttggtccactgtgcaATGGGAGTCAGTCGCTCTGGAGCTTTGGTTTTGGCTTTCCTCATGATGTGCAAAGATCTCACCCTCTCAGATGCCATCATTGCTGTTAGATTGAACAGGGACATCTGCCCCAACTCAGGTTTTCTAGAGCAACTGAGAACTCTGGATGAACTTTTAAAGCAAAGagacaaacaaaacactgaaaaaTGTCATCAACTGATAATGACAGTTGAGTTGAGTGGTGCTTGCCTGTGCAAAACTGTCAACTGTCTGTTTCTAGGGTATTCCGGGTTGTTGCTATGCTAG
- the si:ch211-223p8.8 gene encoding dual specificity protein phosphatase 13A family protein encodes MKMEGVDPDVVDILHKTIEELEDILHGGQMSCNHVDEVWPNLFLGDMHMSHDRYGLWRLGITHVLNAAHGKMCCKGSDDFYGTTVKYCGVPANDLPTFDISPFFYPSAHYIHEALSTTGAKVFVHCAMGLSRSAALVLAYLMIHCNYSLVDAILKVKEKRWIFPNRGFLKQLITLYNELYCKSESK; translated from the exons ATGAAAATGGAGGGTGTAGATCCTGATGTAGttgacatattacataaaactATTGAAGAGTTGGAGGATATATTGCACGGGGGTCAGATGTCCTGTAACCATGTTGATGAAGTGTGGCCTAATTTGTTTCTAGGGGACAT GCACATGTCTCATGATAGGTATGGCCTATGGAGACTCGGTATCACTCATGTTTTAAATGCTGCACATGGTAAAATGTGTTGCAAAGGAAGTGATGATTTTTATGGGACAACGGTGAAGTACTGTGGTGTGCCAGCCAATGACCTGCCTACATTTGATATTTCACCATTTTTCTACCCATCAGCACACTACATTCATGAAGCTCTCAGCACAACTGGAG CTAAAGTGTTTGTTCATTGTGCCATGGGATTGAGTCGTTCAGCTGCTCTGGTCTTAGCTTACTTAATGATACATTGCAATTACTCTCTGGTGGATGCAATCCTGAAAGTGAAAGAGAAAAGATGGATTTTTCCAAACCGGGGATTTCTGAAGCAGTTGATAACACTTTACAACGAATTATACTGCAAGTCAGAGTCAAAGTAA
- the zgc:153981 gene encoding dual specificity protein phosphatase family protein: MTAQKNKHGILAIKELENILDTCKVELTQVDEVWPNLYIGNVAIAQNRNALKKMGITHVLNVAHSKQGSIGDQSYYGNTITYYGIPAEDSSSFDLSVHFKPASDFIHKALKKKNCKVLVHCIMGMSRSATLVLAYLMLRQRRTLRTAIQTVVLRRPIYPNRNFLSLLLDLDIQLQRKRMLCPIL; this comes from the exons ATGACAGCTCAGAAAAATAAACACGGAATTCTGGCTATTAAAGAATTGGAAAATATTCTAGACACGTGtaaagttgaattaactcaagTCGACGAGGTCTGGCCGAATCTGTACATCGGAAACGT GGCCATTGCTCAGAATAGAAATGCTTTGAAGAAAATGGGCATCACTCATGTTTTAAACGTTGCCCATTCAAAGCAAGGAAGCATCGGGGACCAAAGCTATTATGGCAATACAATAACATATTATGGCATTCCAGCAGAAGACTCCTCATCATTTGACCTTAGTGTGCACTTTAAACCCGCTTCTGATTTTATCCACAAAGCTCTGAAGAAAAAGAATT GTAAAGTGCTCGTTCATTGTATCATGGGAATGAGTCGGTCCGCTACGTTGGTTCTAGCATACCTCATGCTGCGTCAGCGTCGTACTCTCCGTACTGCCATCCAAACGGTGGTCCTGCGGCGACCAATCTATCCCAACAGGAACTTTCTGAGCCTTCTCTTGGATTTAGACATTCAGTTACAAAGAAAGCGAATGTTATGTCCCATTCTCTGA